The Haematobia irritans isolate KBUSLIRL chromosome 1, ASM5000362v1, whole genome shotgun sequence DNA segment attatgtatttttttattccaaTCATTTCTAAACGCTCATTATAAATCCTGTTCAGGATGGTTATGTGAATTCTtactattttataaaatatttcactAGGATTCGATAATCGCAATGTGTTAGTGTAATTCTTtaaggcaataaaattttctgataaatCTTGAATGTCGCCACCTTTGGACATGTATTCCCCACAGTTACAATTTTTCGATTTCTTTTTAATGTGCCAATGGTAATTGTATCCTGCAAAGTACCGGAGTGCAGCTTCTTCATTTGCGGTCATTTCTTGCAGAAAATTACCCACGCCGTATTTTTCTTCAGCAGATATTGTGTCAATGCTGATATTGCCAACCGATTCATTTTCATCGTATCCCTCAACAGTTTCAGTCTCATCCGATTGTGTTTTCTCGCTGTCTGCATAATCCGTATTCGCTGTATCGGCCCTTCCATCTTTGTCCGAAGCTGAACCTTCCCATGCTGTTACGGTTGGCATGCTGTCAGTGCCTTCCTTTGCAATTACTGTCGTCTCGCTGTCTTCAACAATTTTTCCCTCTATAGCTGTTACAATTGTCACGCTACCATCCATTCCTGTTACGATTTCCTCTCTTCTCGCATATTCACTGCATTCCTCTACTATAGCATTTAAATTCTGTTGAACTACCTCCTCACTGCTAATATTATCGCGATTGTTgcattttagttcatttgttcCGTATACAGTTGGCATATCTCCATTCAAATTATGTTCTTCGTCATCTTCGCAATTGGAAAATTTACAatgttttttaagaaatgtcatggagcttaaatttgaaattaaatttgggaaaattctctTGCTGAGGGATTGGTATTGTTTCCACCTCTGGACCGAACACCTGCAAATAAATTCTCCAATGCATCCTGGTTATATCTTCCTTGGCAGATAAACTCAATATGTGGCATTGTGCTGAATATATATTCGGTCATGTCCAATAGTCCTTCCAaagtatttattaaatttttcacgCTTTGACTATAGCCTGTTCCGGACaatgtatttaaaaaatctttaaacttattcaatttatttttaatttcattcgtTCTTGTAAttggttttttgtttggatttttgttTCCAAATGAGCGTCCGTTTAATAAATCAAAGCCATCATTTATTTCTTGTAAAAATCTCGCTGTTGGCACAGCTTTGTTTTCAATATCCTCCAAATCCGAAAAGGTACGCGATTTATACATTGTTAGTATTCCTGCACTTGTTGTTCTGCTCATCACTTGGGAGCACATTCGAACGTTCATTTTTTGAAAAGTATTTGGGTTTATATGACTTTTTGTCAATTTCGGTGCCAATCTTGCTGAATTTGATTGTATGTCCTGTTCATAAAACgcttctatacactgaaaaaaatattgtcgtgaggtcaaagatttcatgtctttaaaatacgaatacaaattttgcttagcatagaagacgcatttctctaaaataaagttattttccttgtccaaaagtcgataaacttttcaatgaagtcgtattgtccttataattaagtgatttgacttaaaaatgggtgtcttaacatgaaagaaaaaatttataggctaaggtcaacttgactttaataattcagaaaaattcttcaaatttaatgaaattgtctttaaatttgttgtctttttgcatcttgactacaaagcaaaaaatcgttcaaatataggacatgtttttcaaaactttattttaaagaagttttttacttcaaacatagcataatttcttccggaagtcgagtcctaattttgaaaataaagttgccgttaactcgtttttaaaggactttgatagcatatgaagaaaaaaagctgagaaagcgaaaaattaaaatttggtttctagaagcaagtacacaaaacctaaatttaaaagagaattgtgtcttaaaagtatccttacttgtattctccgcttctttggctccgaatcaataccaaattttttaaagtaaagacaaaatctttggaaccgagtatgctttttttcagtgtaaccttCCAAGATGCTACTCCATAACATGACTTTATATCATTTTTAATAAGTGAATTTCGTATACCTTTAAACATGTGTGGGAAATCATGCAAGGTATATATGCACCTTCCATTTGAAACGAAGTAATGTTGGCTATCAGtgttttttaaagaattaaacATCTTGGTATTCACAGAGGCTTGATCCCCAATGgcacaaattattttaatatcacACTGTTCTTCCAGAACATttatattctctttaaaaatttcgacaaagtcatTGCCACAATATCCTTTGTTTGTATAATAAAAAAGGCCCCTTTAACCATGAAAACAAGaacttttttttgcaaaatttttatttctgtttccgCGTCCGTCATCTTCCAGTCCATCGTAGCAGTCATTTTCAATATTATAGCTTAATTCAGTGCGTATACTCATTTCGTCTAAAAGTATCATTGCGAATCTATCCCTCTCGCTCATTTGTGATACTAATTTGGCCAATGTTGTGACAACGTTTGAGTTAATTCCAGGTTTTAAGTTTTTGAAAGGGAATCCACGAGAGGATTGTGCTCTTAGCTGGCAATGGaaaatcttcttcaaatttgaaATAGTCTATAGCCTTTGGACACTTGAAATGCATATTGAGAATAAATTGCTTTTCTTCATCAGTATATTTTTTTCGAGAACTTGAGCAAATTAAATTGGAGAATAGGCGTGCGCCTTCAGTAGCTGATGATGTATCCACGTTTTGTTCAAAGTATCCTTCAAGTtcttttttcaaaacaattttgtcTTTTTCCAATCGCTGGACTTCCTTCGATAAgcattggatgaatttttgtgTTTCTTGTTCTTTTCTCTTTGCAGCTTCTTTTTCTTGCATTCCGATTTTGCATttttcccatatatctttcaagGAGATATTGCTCCTTCAATGTTCCTCTGTACTCTTGTGAAGTACCGGGTCGTACATCCAATGCGTTTTGTTTTGCAATATCGTTTTCTGCAATATCTTCATCAATGCTATGTTCGCGTTCTAATCCTAAATCATAAATTGGGAAGGCATCTCGACTTAATCGAGATGCTGTAATCATGTCCGAGTGAAAATGTTTCgcacatataaaaattaattttatttctcgtatCACATCTTTAATGCAGCATGCATTCCgccatatttcattttttttctgtccgaaggaaaacaaaacaatttttcatttaCTGATGTTGAATTACAACCTTTTATTGCGCAGTGTTTTATTCTAAATCTCGCAGCTTTAGCAGGTATAAACGAAGTATGAATGTTGGGATCATCGTGACCTATAGAGCAAATGTTGGCATatagatttagaatttttgtttattttgattcaaactctaaatttaagtttttatttataaaataatcagGAAATAAAGAGCAAGAAAAAACCCTGAAAACAAGAAATTTCCACAATATCTACAACGACAAATATGACCGTTACATTCCGTATCCAATATCGACAATATCAACTTCCAATAAGATTCCAATTCTTACAGATTACTCAATATTGTCTTGTTAGCTTTTGTTGTTGGTTGCTGTTTTTACTATAGGTgctaaatatattatatttgttcAATTGTATTCGAGTCGGCACCACACAAACGCATCTCCTTGTGCCACCGAGAACCACAATAGAAAATGGTAATGTTTATTGGTGCATTGAAATATGAATATTAGCTGATTTTGCGAGtaatcaaatttagaaaaaaaaataactcaatGTAAGGTTTCCCTACTCTGCAATCAGAAAAAATACCTTCGACAAGAAtagaataaagaatttttttttcacaaattttgtctaatatttttatttcgtttattttatttatttgtgtgaAGTTGTATATGGGAAATACATATATgtgtacattaaattaatttttattcgattataAGATAAGTgcataattaagaaaaaaatactttatatagtctttaaaattcaaaaatacgtATTATTCATGCATGCTCTGGGTCACACCGCATAGTACACCACACTATACACTTTCAACACTCCACACAGAAAGTTAGTTGTTCAGGCTCACACGTGAGACCACTTTTTTCGGACTTCTATaatctatacaaaataataacACAATTGCACTAGACTGTGGAGTTAAAAGTTAGatcttttgatagatttttttgttaccAGTTCATACTATAAGGAAGAGTGCATTGTATTTTTCTTCTCAAAAGCTAGTTTTGACTTTGTTTTTACATTCGAGGACGAAGTCACTCTTGGAGAAATAATCGCCATGCCTCTCATTCATTTTTGACGACGCAGTTTAAcgcagtttaattttaatttgtcttatccccggcccgcttcgctgcgccttccgttgcaggaacaaattcgaaaatatttgaattctttaaaagaaatcggactaTCAAGTAAACcggagaaatttaaattttgctctattgttttaaagggacgtcgcaTTCCCCGatgcaatatcgacaaacaacgAAGTGAAGGCacacgatttaaaaaaaatgtatgcatatattttttcaaacatttcgtattgttgtgtttttttgttttgcttatcTCAGCCTCTGCCCTAGCCGGCTGCGCTTCAGCAGAGCAAAAACAACCACATATTCCCCTTTTTTTAGTataaaagcaacaacaatatACGAGAGAGAACTTCACCTTTTGTTTGTGCGAGAGAACTGCATTCACgagacaaaaacaacaatgaaaaaataaagtcaCGCGTTCTGCAGAGGTAACCAAATAATGATAATTATTATATTGGCGAGCGGCAAGCAAAATACGGCGatcaaaacaaaccaaaaaattagTAAACAAATGTTAAATTGTTAACAGAGGCCAAAGGTGGATGAAAATTAACATTCTTGTGAGATtatgtgtttgtgtgttttttaattccgtttgtgtttttttaattcttccTTTCATATGTGTTCATGTGTGCATATTCAAAGAACCTTTCCACAGTATGAAGAATTATTCCGAAAATTGGTCGGAAATGGATACATATTTATTGGAAAAAGGAATTGCATTCAATAATTTAGTACGTTGACCAGGGAATGAAGCTTCCTCGTTCTTGTCGGCGGCAGTGGCTTTAcgacgatataaatttgtctattcgacGGACAATTATGCTTTGTAAAATCAAATTGAAGTTATTTAttgtaaaaccaaattgaatggtTATACAACCAACCTTACAATAAATTTCGTTCATAATTTCTTGGCGAGGATTTTGCAAAAtcgttatagcaacttgattttAGCCGTAACCGAACATTTTTGCCAATCGAAGCCTCTGCCGAATATGATGACTTAACTCTTATCAAATGTAGCCACCACATTACAtcagaaaaatgtataattgttgtattttctgaaaaaaaatatattttattttacttacaaTCATACAATTGACTTGGAGGATTCATTATCTAACGGTGATAGAGGTAGTAAGACGGCGATAGATTAATTGAGTAAAATTGATCTTGAGATTGCATATCTTTTTGGTGGCacatatttcgatggaaatgttTTTTCGAAATacaatgtaagtctacaaatggcTATCCTGTGATAATCGTGCTggcattaaatttttagaaagtgTATCTTGGCTGAAaaccacataaaataaaaatccttCGTCTAGCTTTATTTGGTATGGTTATAATTACACACTaagttgttaatttttaatttagcttTATTTGGTATGGTTATAACTACACACTaagttgttaatttttaatttttgcatttacagaaataataattttgtttgagatttttttaagtTCACTAAAAGCCGTAACttatatataatttgtttttaattctccTATTTCTGGGTTTTACGTTACGCTTAAACCCCGTTGATACGTTATCTATACGTTACCCTTGAGTTAGCAATATGGCAAGGCCAATATTTTCACGAAATTGTAATAAAACAGAAAAGAGAGAAGAGTGAGACAAATATAGCATATATCTGTTGTCTTACCATTCGCACAATTCGTATATTTTTGGTGTACAGTATTTTCGTAGTCATTCGGAAGATATTCGGATTGCTGTCTTGTTTTCTCCAACAATGTATCATACAAGGAATACATACACATATGACTCTCTCGTTATTTAACAGAGCTCTGTTAGTAGCAATAAGAGTTGAAAATCTCTGAAATACTTTTGTTATGTCGTTTGCAATCCATTCGTATGTCAGCCACGGAACGTGTCGGTAGAGTTTGAGAAGCGAGCggagaaaaagaaaataaaaacataacttgcggatttttcattaatataaaatcaaaaatatttttcatttaaatgaattaataaTGAGAGTGTGACTCCATTTAAAAAGAATTGATGAAAACAAATACATAtgctaagaaaagttgaaagaATAAAAAAGTGACAAAAGAAAAAGTGGAaatcattaaacaaaaaataataaataattataaaaaaagttatactTTGTATTGTGTTAAATTAATTAACGATGATGCAATTGAGCTCCATCCTATAAATATCTAATGAATAGTGGAGattagaaaagaaaaaatttcctttggatgagcaaaaactaaaaatcaattttgatcagaaagaaagaaaaaacaagAACCAAAATAAAACCTAGAACAAAAGGGAAAGAAACACAAGTTTGTGACATAGATTCAAAAATCAATCCATGATGACGGCCAGTAGTGTTGAATTTTTACCTATTCGTGTACCCCTTATGGGATTCCCCCGTTCCGCAACGACCTCGTCGTCATTACCTTCAGCGCAAAATAATGGAAGTGCCCCAGCAGCAAATTTGCAAACACCAGCGAGACGTCCGCCCATGGCAAAACTCCATGGAGTGAGTCGCAATTTGTTCGGGTCCCCAGAGCCGGGTGAAATAAACAATATCTTCCAACAGGAGACATTACGCCAACAATCATATGTCTTCCAACGATACAACATTGATATCAATGACTTGAGAAGCGATTCCCCATCACAATCGACCAACAGTGGTGCCCGCAATGATGGTGTGGAACAACCAACGCAATTGCCCACATTGATTGCCCACGAAATTAAAAAAcatgagcaacgcttgcaacagGAAAAGTGCAATTCTACATCTGCTGCTACTTCTTTGTCCTCCTCCAGTTTGATTACACCGCCCAATGCAAAAATACATAATCCCTCATCATTGGGTAATATTGGCAAAATGCGTAGATGCTGTAATGGAGATGATGGACTGACACCAACTACATCGAATTCATCGGCTGAGCGTCAGAAACCCTATGCCAGACAAACTTTACTAACAGGTAAGGCAACCCAaagatatttacttattttgtcaCATAAAATGAAAAACGTAGGAATCGCCTGAATTAGGCACACCCAGAAAACATCTTGCATATGGAGGCAAAATTCTTGATTGGTCATGTTCGTCAACAAGGATTACATTCCAAACGTTAGGCTagtccaagtttttttttaatatgattaCGGCATACATGGCTATAGTAGTATTCGATTTTACCTACTTACAGAAAAGATATGTAGCAATTACATTCTTAATAGTTTAAACTCTCTCTTAAATCAAATCTGAATCATTAGGGAATGTGATGAAATTGATAGTGATATGACAAGAATAATTCGACCTCTCTATAAGGGCGGGCGGTACGATTTGGATTATTCTTCTAGTCATAGTTATCATAATCAAAACACAGACCCTAcattgaaagaagagttttcttttacaTCATATTTTGCTGCATTACGTGTAATAAGTTCGGCTTTAGTTCaacttaaagaaaaaataaaaaaaatgtccaaagtATAAAATGTAATTAAGGAATTCCACAATACAGACAATCCATGAATGTAATTTTTCCctctaatgcttagtactaagttaatTTCTGCGAAAAAACGGATAtattcatctatctccgtaaatagggtctcaaacccagggatgttaactcatttatgcgaaataatatacctgccaattttttcgtgcgaaaaatcctggGTTGCATAAATATGTGTTAggaaatgctcaaaacaaagatttcccatttattccgcgctgacgtttttatatggagtataacagtttttcgtgcgaaaacgtgatcttagtactaggcttaaaaagaaaaatatggcTGCATATATCCTATCCTATCTACCAGGTGTGGAAACACTTGTTCAGTTGTATGAACTCGGTAAAATCCTATAAGAATATTTCTTCCGAATGGTTTCCTGATTTACACCtgatttctttgaaatatcCTTTAAGAATATCAACTTGGAACAATAATTTCGTATCTTTCGCGCCTTGTAGAACAAGGGTggttttatattttcatatttttttttactctatTGTCAGCCTTAACTCAATATTTAACACATGTGTTTGTCACCCTTAAACGATTGCAGCGA contains these protein-coding regions:
- the glec gene encoding gliolectin, with protein sequence MMTASSVEFLPIRVPLMGFPRSATTSSSLPSAQNNGSAPAANLQTPARRPPMAKLHGVSRNLFGSPEPGEINNIFQQETLRQQSYVFQRYNIDINDLRSDSPSQSTNSGARNDGVEQPTQLPTLIAHEIKKHEQRLQQEKCNSTSAATSLSSSSLITPPNAKIHNPSSLGNIGKMRRCCNGDDGLTPTTSNSSAERQKPYARQTLLTESFNLRKNKIHSASSSSQLSASTTTTTSAPLAVANVSSPAVIANAETLRLHKSPLEDTHRNVQVLKLPQAKQAIVGYQKRDANEVTTTTTPPNTDDSNSDENASTIEQKQAHYNDSNINTKPSSSAITISAECTSQTPRSNITTTLSINVVLTTQNATTTTSSMSHQLA